The nucleotide sequence TAATCACGTACGGCCTGCGGGCTTTCCAGCGCCGAGTCACGGCGCAGTTGCTCAGCCAGATGGCGCCGCCCCATTTCCAGCACGGCTTGCAACTGCGCGAACTTGGCCGGGCCCAGCCCCAGACGCTGGCTAAACGAGGGCAGATCCGCCTGCAACAGCGCCCGCAAGCTGCCAAAGTCACCGAGCAGGTGGCGCGCCAGGTCAACTGCACTTTGCCCAGCCACGCCGGTGCGCAGGAAAATCGCCAGCAACTCCGCGTCAGTAAGCGTACCCGCGCCCTGGGCCAAGAGTTTTTCCCGCGGGCGCTCTGCAGCAGGCCAGTCACGAATACTCATCACTCCTCCTTGTGGTATCAGATGCCGCTAACGCCTTATCAGCGCGCCGAAAAGCCAAGCCTGACTGGCGTTTGGTGGTGCTCCTGCACTGCAGGCTCTGTGCTATCGTAGCCCAACTTTTGCGTCGCGCCTGGCCTGGGGAGGTGTCGGCGCGACGTTGTAACCCTCTTTGACCAACGCCATCTTTATAAAAGGCAGGCCTATGCAGCGGCTGTATCGGAAACGCATCATTGTTGGCGTGGGCGGTGGTATTGCCGCGTATAAAAGCGCCGAGCTGATTCGCCGACTCAAAGATCAAGAGGCCGATGTGCGCGTGGTCATGACCAAGGGCGGTCGTGAGTTCATCACCCCGCTGACCCTGCAAGCGCTATCCGGGCATCCCGTGCACCTCGACCTGCTCGACCCCGAAGCCGAAGCGGCCATGGGCCATATCGAACTGGCACGCTGGGCTGATCTGGTGCTGATTGCTCCGGCCACCGCTGACCTGATGGCGCGCCTCGCCCAAGGCGTGGCCGATGACCTGCTAACCACCCTCGTGCTGGCCACCGATGCACCCGTCGCCCTCGCCCCAGCCATGAACCAAGCCATGTGGCGTGACCCAGCCACCCAGGCCAACGCTCAATTACTGGCGGCGCGCGGTTTGCATTTCTTCGGCCCCGCAGCAGGTAGCCAAGCCTGCGGAGACGTAGGCTTGGGGCGCATGTTTGAAGCCGAACAACTGGTGCAGTGCGCCGCCGACTGCTTCCAGCACCAAGCACTGACCGGCAAGCATGTGGTGATTACCGCAGGTCCCACCCAAGAAAATATCGACCCGGTGCGCTACATCACCAACCACAGCTCCGGCAAAATGGGCTTCGCTCTGGCTGAGGCGGCTGTTGAAGCCGGCGCCAAAGTCACCCTGATCAGCGGTCCGGTGCACCTGCAAACACCCGAGCGCGTTACCCGCGTTAATGTCATCAGCGCCCGCGACATGCTGGCCGCCTGTGAGGCAGTGATGCCCTGCGATGTGCTCATTGCTGCAGCGGCAGTAGCCGATTACCGGCCGGAAGTGGTCGCCCAGCACAAATTGAAGAAAGATCCATCCAGCGGCGACGGTCTTCTTCTGCAAATGGTGCGCAACCCGGATATTCTCGCCACCCTGGCCAGC is from Pseudomonas sp. TMP9 and encodes:
- the coaBC gene encoding bifunctional phosphopantothenoylcysteine decarboxylase/phosphopantothenate--cysteine ligase CoaBC; this translates as MQRLYRKRIIVGVGGGIAAYKSAELIRRLKDQEADVRVVMTKGGREFITPLTLQALSGHPVHLDLLDPEAEAAMGHIELARWADLVLIAPATADLMARLAQGVADDLLTTLVLATDAPVALAPAMNQAMWRDPATQANAQLLAARGLHFFGPAAGSQACGDVGLGRMFEAEQLVQCAADCFQHQALTGKHVVITAGPTQENIDPVRYITNHSSGKMGFALAEAAVEAGAKVTLISGPVHLQTPERVTRVNVISARDMLAACEAVMPCDVLIAAAAVADYRPEVVAQHKLKKDPSSGDGLLLQMVRNPDILATLASREDRPFSVGFAAETENLLEYASRKLRDKNLDLIVANDVANPSIGFNSEENAITIIDRELQQSSFTQTSKSKIARQLVSFIAERLAQR